One genomic window of Candidatus Pseudobacter hemicellulosilyticus includes the following:
- a CDS encoding TonB-dependent receptor gives MTRKTIRLLGFFLLLLAMQLNVVAQSGKKFTISGYIKDVTSGEVLINATIIIQPANVTVQSNSYGYYVVTLPAGKYTLTASHAGFGELTRSIDLNADKTVELTMSASANVMEEVVVTGEKRLRRTNTVALGIQQMSIGQIKKIPAFMGEPDIVKAMLTLPGITSVGEGASGFNVRGGNVDENLILMDEAPVYNSSHMLGFFSVFNPDAVKNVTLYKGAFPAEYGGRTSSVLDIRMKEGNNQDFHVNGGISTIFSRLSVEGPIQKDKSSFVIAGRRSYIDVLSKPFLKADARDNQMYFYDLTAKINYKLNDNNTVYLSGYLGRDVFSFNNQAFMNWGNMTGTLRWNHLFSPKLFLNTSVYYSKYDYSLEFNSEAEDPKQQSYNWTSDIQTYGVKPALTWYINSSHELKAGVNFLQYNFYPGKGIINDEGTEASIILPRRYGLEAAAYLEDTWKISKALSVQAGVRVNHYAYLSNSLVYHYRDTTANVRKPLDYIEDMSSNGKSNKKRSVADWTFFEPRISVKYQVQKNLHLKAGYGRSTQYMHLLSNTASPTPVDLYFPSTNNINPSLTDQFSVGVVAVPNRFPVELSAEVFYKKMEDQLDYIDGSNLDLNPLVEGELTMGDGKAYGVELEVKKETGKWQGWVNYTWSRSYRRTAGISNSDWYLSRYDRTHVINVSLTRELNDKWSVSGTFNYGSGTPATYPNVRLDIQGMPIPYNTTGERNNYRLPAYHRLDVAATMQGRQGKKFKQEWVFGVYNLYARQNAYSIYFRQNEDDPSKRESVRLSILGSVIPSITWNFKF, from the coding sequence ATGACACGTAAGACGATCCGATTACTTGGTTTTTTCCTCCTGCTGTTGGCGATGCAGCTGAATGTTGTAGCACAGTCCGGCAAAAAGTTTACCATCAGTGGCTATATTAAGGATGTTACCAGTGGCGAGGTACTGATCAATGCCACTATCATTATCCAGCCGGCCAATGTTACCGTTCAATCCAATTCCTATGGTTATTATGTGGTGACCCTGCCGGCAGGGAAATACACGCTGACCGCTTCCCACGCGGGTTTTGGCGAACTGACAAGATCAATAGACCTCAATGCAGATAAAACAGTTGAACTGACCATGAGCGCTTCCGCCAATGTGATGGAAGAAGTAGTGGTAACTGGTGAAAAAAGATTGCGCCGTACCAATACCGTTGCGCTGGGCATCCAGCAGATGAGCATCGGGCAGATCAAAAAGATCCCTGCTTTCATGGGGGAGCCTGATATTGTGAAAGCCATGCTGACACTGCCTGGCATCACGTCTGTAGGGGAAGGCGCTTCCGGCTTTAATGTACGCGGAGGTAACGTAGATGAGAACCTGATCCTGATGGATGAGGCGCCGGTTTACAACTCTTCGCATATGCTGGGCTTTTTCTCTGTATTCAATCCCGATGCCGTAAAGAATGTGACCCTCTACAAAGGTGCTTTCCCGGCGGAATATGGCGGCCGTACCTCTTCCGTGCTCGATATCCGCATGAAGGAAGGGAACAACCAGGACTTCCATGTGAACGGTGGCATCAGCACCATCTTCAGCCGTTTGTCCGTGGAAGGTCCCATTCAGAAAGACAAATCCTCTTTTGTGATAGCGGGCCGTCGTTCTTATATAGATGTATTGTCCAAACCCTTCCTGAAGGCAGACGCCCGCGATAACCAGATGTATTTCTATGACCTTACGGCCAAGATCAACTACAAGCTCAACGACAACAATACCGTTTATCTCAGCGGTTACCTGGGCCGGGATGTGTTTTCCTTCAACAACCAGGCCTTCATGAACTGGGGCAATATGACGGGCACCCTGCGCTGGAACCACCTGTTCAGTCCCAAACTTTTCCTGAACACCAGCGTATACTATTCCAAGTATGATTACAGCCTGGAGTTCAACTCCGAAGCGGAAGATCCCAAGCAACAAAGCTATAACTGGACATCGGATATCCAGACCTACGGCGTTAAACCGGCGCTCACCTGGTATATCAATTCCAGTCACGAGCTGAAGGCCGGTGTCAATTTCCTCCAGTATAATTTCTATCCCGGCAAAGGCATCATCAATGATGAGGGTACAGAAGCCTCCATTATCCTGCCCCGCCGCTATGGCCTGGAAGCCGCCGCCTACCTGGAAGACACCTGGAAGATCAGCAAGGCCCTTTCTGTGCAGGCAGGGGTGCGGGTGAACCACTATGCTTACCTGAGCAATTCGCTGGTGTACCATTACCGGGATACCACGGCCAATGTGCGGAAGCCACTGGACTATATTGAAGACATGAGCAGCAACGGCAAATCCAATAAGAAAAGATCAGTGGCCGACTGGACCTTCTTTGAACCCCGCATCTCGGTGAAGTACCAGGTACAGAAGAACCTTCACCTCAAAGCCGGTTATGGCCGCAGCACGCAATACATGCACCTGCTGTCCAATACAGCCTCACCCACACCGGTTGACCTGTACTTCCCCAGCACCAATAATATCAACCCTTCCCTCACCGATCAGTTCTCGGTGGGTGTGGTGGCCGTGCCCAACAGGTTCCCGGTGGAATTATCCGCCGAGGTCTTTTACAAAAAGATGGAGGACCAGCTGGATTATATTGATGGTTCCAACCTGGACCTGAACCCGCTGGTGGAAGGTGAGCTGACCATGGGTGATGGCAAAGCCTATGGCGTGGAGCTGGAAGTGAAAAAGGAAACCGGCAAATGGCAGGGCTGGGTCAACTATACCTGGTCCCGGTCTTACCGCAGAACAGCAGGCATCAGCAACAGCGACTGGTACCTGAGCCGCTATGACCGTACCCATGTTATCAATGTGTCACTCACCAGGGAACTGAATGATAAATGGAGCGTGTCCGGCACCTTCAATTACGGATCCGGTACACCCGCTACCTATCCTAACGTACGGCTGGATATCCAGGGGATGCCTATTCCTTACAACACTACCGGCGAGCGCAACAACTACCGGCTGCCGGCTTATCACCGCCTGGATGTTGCCGCCACCATGCAGGGCAGGCAGGGTAAGAAATTCAAACAGGAATGGGTGTTTGGGGTATATAACCTCTATGCACGCCAGAATGCGTACAGCATTTATTTCCGGCAGAACGAGGATGATCCTTCTAAAAGAGAATCGGTGCGGCTCTCCATCCTTGGCTCCGTTATTCCTTCAATTACCTGGAACTTTAAATTCTAA
- a CDS encoding DUF4249 domain-containing protein, whose translation MKKLSIYSIAILGLGLLASCEKVVDIDLPAADPVPYVDAWINDREEAQTIKVLKAVGYLSQSGPEPIANAQVSITDLTLNQTYPFSYANGSYTYDPGPGNRIGVVGHEYKLSITYNGELFEATDVLNRVCPVDSITIEYKEEETGNDEGYYATFYAQDLPGAQDYYWIRTYRNGSLNHNVTEMWAIDGSFYEDVSDGMNFILPIREGITSGDHPYVQGDEVKVLIRSLSKPSYNFIRMVNDQLTNGGMFSRVLQNVPYNLKSNQAGSKNRIYGWFGTVAESELAKKVE comes from the coding sequence ATGAAAAAATTATCAATATATAGTATCGCAATATTGGGCCTGGGACTGCTGGCTTCCTGTGAAAAAGTAGTGGACATTGACCTGCCTGCGGCCGACCCGGTGCCTTACGTAGATGCCTGGATCAATGACCGGGAAGAAGCACAGACCATCAAGGTCCTGAAAGCGGTGGGTTACCTGAGCCAGTCTGGCCCCGAGCCCATTGCCAATGCGCAGGTAAGTATTACCGATCTTACCCTCAACCAGACCTACCCCTTCAGCTACGCCAACGGTTCCTATACCTATGATCCCGGTCCCGGTAATCGTATCGGTGTAGTAGGGCATGAGTATAAGCTGAGCATTACCTACAATGGTGAATTGTTTGAAGCAACTGATGTGCTGAACCGGGTTTGCCCGGTGGATTCCATCACCATTGAATACAAGGAAGAAGAGACCGGCAACGACGAAGGCTACTATGCTACCTTCTATGCCCAGGACCTGCCGGGGGCGCAGGACTACTACTGGATCCGCACCTACCGCAACGGTTCGCTCAACCACAACGTAACGGAAATGTGGGCCATTGACGGCTCCTTTTATGAAGATGTATCCGATGGCATGAACTTTATCCTGCCCATCCGGGAAGGGATCACTTCCGGCGACCATCCTTATGTGCAGGGCGATGAAGTGAAAGTGCTGATCCGTTCGCTGAGTAAGCCCTCTTATAATTTTATCCGGATGGTCAATGACCAGCTCACCAATGGCGGCATGTTCTCCAGGGTATTGCAGAACGTGCCCTATAACCTGAAAAGCAACCAGGCCGGCAGCAAGAACCGGATCTATGGCTGGTTTGGCACAGTAGCTGAATCAGAGCTGGCAAAGAAAGTAGAATAA
- a CDS encoding DUF2807 domain-containing protein, with translation MRFFQQWLLPAAAVLTLTACEKKLTGDGPVVSQERQPAAFSRIILQVPATLYFTQETDTRFRIDAQQNILDEIETPVFDGEMRIRFKDNKNLGRHDPVVMRISNAVIQGLRLDGSANIQASSTIQASSLDLGINGSGNIVMGRLELTDRLTARISGSGSISALEGTAHSANLRISGSGNISVSQVLFQTAETEISGSGDIRLSVEDRLDAKISGSGSVYYRGNPAVNANISGSGSVKQL, from the coding sequence ATGAGGTTCTTCCAACAATGGCTGCTGCCTGCAGCAGCTGTACTGACATTGACCGCCTGTGAAAAAAAACTGACCGGCGATGGACCGGTGGTATCCCAGGAAAGGCAACCGGCCGCTTTCTCCCGGATCATATTGCAGGTGCCGGCCACCCTGTATTTCACCCAGGAAACGGATACGCGGTTCCGGATAGATGCCCAGCAGAATATACTGGATGAGATAGAGACTCCGGTATTTGACGGGGAGATGCGCATCCGCTTTAAGGATAATAAGAACCTGGGCCGGCATGACCCTGTTGTTATGCGCATAAGCAATGCCGTTATTCAGGGCCTGCGGCTGGATGGCTCGGCCAATATCCAGGCCAGCAGCACCATACAGGCCAGCTCCCTGGACCTGGGCATCAATGGCTCGGGAAATATAGTGATGGGGCGGCTGGAGCTGACGGACCGGCTGACTGCCCGCATTTCGGGTTCCGGCAGTATCTCGGCCCTGGAGGGAACAGCCCATTCCGCCAACCTGCGGATCAGCGGAAGCGGTAATATCAGTGTATCCCAGGTCCTGTTCCAGACTGCGGAAACGGAGATCAGCGGCTCGGGAGATATCCGCTTATCCGTGGAGGACCGGCTGGATGCAAAGATCTCCGGCAGCGGGTCCGTTTATTACCGGGGGAATCCTGCGGTCAATGCCAATATATCAGGGTCAGGAAGCGTTAAGCAATTATAA